AACTGGTGttgtctgtatttttttaacagtTACTCATATATTGTACACTATTTTGAGTCACAGTCGTTGCTAGTAAGATAACAAAGATTTGATTTGATTAGATTTGATTTTCTGATCTACTTGGATTGAAATTCAatgtgtattgtggatttatCTGCTGACCCTACCTGTAAATAACAATAGCTACAACTCAGAGCTTGCAGTGATCTGAAGATCTTAATTGCTATGGAAGCTCTTTTTTTCATGTAGACAAAAGCTCTTATTTAGAGTAGGTGCTGTGtacagattgcaagctgtgaaAGCATGAGTTACTGTGCTTCTTTAGCACAGCAGAATTTGTGTATTTTCATGATGAAGATGATGTGAACAGGGATGACCTTTTTTGTGCAGAAAGTATGAGAGTTCTgcctttgaaaataattttggacTGTACAGTTTCAAGGACTGGTGGGAGAGGGGTTATGATTAGGAAAATGGAATAATAAAGGACACGTGAGAAGCAGAATAGCTAATTGTTTAAGGAATGAGAATTATCATGCAACAAAATTGCAAGGAAATGCTGTGTTACACCTTAGTGTGCAGCGCATCACAGTAAACTGTTGCCCAAATGAACAACTCAGTGGGATCTAAGGAAGTTGGAATGTTCATTCAAATGGACAAGATGCTGGTGAGGAGTTAAGGAGGATTTTAAAGCAGCTCTTAAAAATCCATATTCCAGGAAACAAATCCAGTAGAGCATTAGGTCAAATAATGCAGTCTTTTTATCCTACGTGTTATAGCCTACAGGAATTCTTGCTTCAAGTCCTGTGAGCTCCTCTTCAGCCCCTCTTAGGTTAGGACAATTACCAGCTGGGGTTTGGTTTTCAAATCTGGATATGGATTTAATATGCAAAGCTGTTGCAATGTGCTCATTAATTCTGTTCAGTGATAACAGTGTTTGCCTTGTTTCTAGTCAGCTCTGTGCAGTGCCAGTGAGCTGTCACTGCATTTCCTCATATTTGAAAACAAATGGGTTTGCTTTTGTAATTATGAGAGACACTTTGGTTTTCTGATTGTTTTGATTGTTTTTAAGaaacattttcatattttaaatgaaTTGATATGTAATTAGTCAATTTAAATGAAATCAGTTGATTTTCTAGAAGGGAAATAAATATAACCTCTAACATAGCTGTCAggtgaaaaaatatttaggcTGCCTTAACCATGAGTGGTTATCAGTTGTGCCAGTTTAGGGGAAGTATTCTCCCCTGGAAGAGGCCATTTCTATCCAGTGCAGAGTGATTTGATGTGTTTTTTGAGTTCTCATGTCCCAGTCACTGTCAAAACTAAAGTTGTTTACTCATAAATAAAATCATCTAGTCATTAATTTCAAAGTCATTGGAAAAGACTGTCTTTTAACAATTGGGGGGGGGAAGTTATTGTTGTGAACCTTCAACAGAATGAAAATTGGTTTTAAGTTCTGCTTTGTATTGCTATTTTAGGAGGTTTTGAACTGTTACCAAAGCCATTTTGGTTTACATCATCTTCTCTGTAAGCTGATAGGGTGACATCCTTAATTTTAACAGATAATTGAAGttattgtaaaagaaaaaaaaacaggtaATTGCTGACATAAGTGTAAAATTATTCTTTGTCTTAGATCCCAACTTTGTTCGGACTTTTCTCACAACATATAGATCCTTCTGTAGACCTCAAGAGTTGCTGAGTTTGCTAATAGAAAGGTATGCCACTGTTAAAAATACTGTTCTTATGAAgtgcatttttgttttctttttacttgGAGTGTGTAAGATTCTGGCTTTCCAGTTGGTTTTGAGTCACTTCAAACACCTTTTTAAAAAGTTGTCCAATTCAAGGATTGCCAGTAAAATGTACAAGTTTATATCCAGAAGCTTGTGCCCAAGACTGGTGTAACAGAGGCCTAGTGCTTACACCCATCTTCTGTGCTAGGTTTGAAATTCCAGAGCCTGAGCCCACGGAAGCCGACCGCATTGCCATGGAGAACGGAGACCAGCCCCTCAGTGCAGAGCTGAAAAGGTTCAGGAAAGAATACATTCAACCTGTGCAGCTGAGGTGAGCACTGCATCCCTGGGAGCCACCCTGAATTCCTTCTGGAGTGCCACCTGTtggctgccctggctcctggtgctgccagTGGCGTTTCTTGCAGCTGCTTTGACAGGGAAGACAGACTGACTCTGGAGTGATTCTTTATTCTTTGCTCTTGCAGAGTATTAAATGTGTGTCGACACTGGGTCGAGCACCACTTCTATGACTTTGAAAGAGATGCTGACCTTCTGAAACGTTTGGAGGAGTTCATTGGAACAGTAAGAGGTATTTACAGTTCCTTAAGTGCTGACATTTATCCTAAAGCATCCCATTTCAGAGATGCAGAGTGTGATCAATTTTGCTTTCAGGAAAAACAGGACATTATTAAATACTTACTAAATAATAAatactattattattaaatacTTCATAAAGAGCGTGAAATAGACTTTCATTAAGCCCACACACACACTATTATTCAAAATCTGGCTCTTGTTCAGAATAATTATTGTTATTTACATAAACTGAGTTTTGTTGAAGAGGGACTGGAATTAAATTTACATAATATTAAATATCTTGATTACATAAATGAGTTTTGCTGTAGAGGggctgaaataatgaaaaataataagaaCTGAGTCATAATCAGGACAGAATAATTGCTTTGATTGTCATTTTAAACTTTACACAGGGGTAATTTTTGTAAAGTTGGATGGTGGAAACCATTAATTCTTTGAAACAAGAGTTTCCAGCTACTTCACAGTGCATATTAGAACTGTAGAACACCTTGCTGTTGTGATTGTATAGacttttcctgtttccttttaAATAAAGCCAAGACAGACACAGGAGCAATTTGTAGGAAAAGACTGTGTCAGAGAAGCACTTAGTGGTTATTTAGCCACTAAAAAGAGGGGAGAATGAGGCAGCTAATTCAGTGGGTGTTACTGGTAAATTTTCAGTGGACTGGTGCATGAAATTCTTATGATGCAGAGCTAAAAAGGCTTTTGGCCTTTCAATTTTATTCTCAACTTTGATGGCAAATGCAGTACAGGAAGAAGCTTCTCCCTGTTTGTTATTTTGACTTTCTAGGTTATCTGAGGTAATCACATGCTTTTGCCCAAACTAGAAAGTTCAAGGTGTTTGCAGAAGTGCATTTTGGGCAAAACAAGGTTTGTTCTCAAAAACTCACTGTAAactcagaaaagaaagaaaagcacctAAATCAGGGCAGGAGTCTAATTTGGGTGTTCTCATTTGTGCTTGGGCAAAGTCGTGCTCAGCATTGGCTGTTGAGGAATTCTTTCTGTCTTTGAATAGTTCTACATCTGTGTAGAGAATACCAATCCTAAGAATATATTATTGCTTTAATTTAGTAGGTTTTGGGGTTACTGATTACAGAATTATACTGATGTCTTAGGAGAAACAGTATTAACTAAATAGTAATTTTCTCTGTGTGCCAGGCAAAGCCATGAAGAAGTGGGTTGAATCCATCACAAAGATAATCAACAGGAAAAAGCAGGCACAAGCCATTGGGCCGAGCCACAACATCACTTTTGAGAGCCCCCCTCCAGCAATTGAGTGGCACATCAGCAAACCAGGCCACACAGAGACTTTTGACTTGCTCACTCTGCATCCCATAGAAATCGCTCGGCAGCTCACTTTGCTGGAGTCAGATTTTTACAGGTAACTTTCCTCCCCTGAGAAACACGTGGCACAAACCAAAATATTCTCCATGCCTGAAATTGTTTCTTTGGGCCTCTGATGTGAAGCCCCACAGAAATTAAGGGACTTACCAGTGGTGTGTATTAATTTCCGTTTTTCAGAGGAAACTCTTTTAAACACAATATTTGCTTTATCCTCCCCAGTCCCCAGTATGTGTGATTGTTGCATACTGTTAATTGTCTTGTGTTCCAGCTTTCTCTTGGTATTTTCTGAGTAGATCAAACTTTGAAAAGTATGAACAGTTATTAAATCAGTTTTCTTCACATCCTGCTTTGTGTAACGAATTAAGGAACATGTCAGATCTCATCAGCTAAGAAATTATTCAGGCTTTGGAAGCTCACATTTTGTTATGGTGAATGAAATGGAGATTTCATTCTTCATTTAGATGAACAGAGGTGGTTAAGAGTGACATACATTAAGAAATATCTACAGTCTAAAAAAGAAGCGTAGAAATATCATTTAATCACGAGGGCAGCCTAACGTTGTAGAAGGAATACCTTaagaatttatttctaaatatGAATTCCAAATTCATTGAAAATCAAGAGGGTTTGGAAAAATAATACCTTCCTGCTTTTAGTTAAATTTTTTGATAAAACATCTACTtttccagagctgtgcagccaTCAGAACTAGTTGGAAGTGTGTGGACAAAGGAAgataaagaaattaattctcCCAACCTTCTCAAAATGATACGGCATACAACTAACCTAACTCTGTGGTTTGAAAAGTAAGTGACTTTCCTGAATCTGCACCTCTTCCATATTGGGACATTTACAGACCATTCACAAGTATACTGTGAAAAATTCTCTTCTAGGAGAATTCCTGTTTTGGTGTTTAGATGCTAAAACTGGTCCCTGTGAGAAATTTAACATAGTGGTCTCAAGCTTTGTATTCTTAGAATATTTTCACATCTCCAAGACATTTTCAGAACTACCTCAAGTAATTTGATAAAATCGTATTTGTTTGTGTTACAAGTTAATATTTGACTTTGGAAACCTCATCAGTGCTTTAATACAAACCCCAATGTTCTTGTGTATTTAGATGCATTGTAGAAACAGAAAACCTAGAGGAGAGAGTAATTGTAGTGAGCCGGATAATTGAGATCCTGCAAGTTTTTCAAGAGCTAAACAACTTTAATGGTGTCCTTGAGATTGTCAGTGCTATGAACTCCGCAGCAGTTTATAGGTTGGATCACACATTTGAGGTacagtgaaatattttcctcttttgctATGGCAGTGTCATGCAGGGTACCTTGGCTGCACTAAAAGCCTGTCTTCTCAGTAGGCATTTGCTtccaaggagaaaggaaagtAAATCCCCCAAGAAATGAATCAACCATGGTGTAAGAGAGAGGGTTTTTCCTTGGTTTCAGAAGCGAGAAATCCATCCCCACTTAAGAAAGGTGTCTCAGGATGGTGGGGCAGTGTCCTCATGGTCCCTAATTCAAGTGCCAGTGGGAGACCATTACTCTCAGTAGTGTTGCTGGGCCATGCCTTTACCTTCTCTTTCCGAATCACCTGTTTGATTTCTCTTTTAAGCAAATTCCAAGTCGCCAGAAGAAGATCTTAGAAGAAGCTTATGAGCTGAGTGAGGACCATTATAAGAAATACTTGGCAAAACTCAGGTCCATTAATCCTCCTTGTGTGCCTTTTTTTGGTGAGTACCTGTGGTTTGGATGAACCATGTCCCACATTAACATTTGGAAATTACTGAGCTAAGGGACTAAACAGAGTATGAACAATAGAGAGAAAAGTCCATTTTAACAGGACAGATGGGTTGGAATTTCAGGTGCCCAGACATGAATATATGAAAAAACCCTAAAGTGACTACTCATGGAAGATATTATTTACAGTAAAAATAAGTATATCTGCAATATCCTATTTTATGCAATATCCATATTTGCTGGTTTTTACTTTGAGTGTGGTTTGAACTGTTACAACCAGATATACTCTCAATAGAAGGTGGTCTCATTAGAAATATTATTGTCATTGACTGGGAGAAAAAGAATGATCCTCTTCCTCATCAGGTGTTCCAAGAAGTACAGCTAGAATCTCATTTCTATTAAAAAGTCTTATTTCTGTAGAAACAGAGTTTGGAAAGCAAAATCCTCTTTATCATCAGATTTAACAGTTCTTCTTTGAAGTGGATTGCTGACATTTAGCAGATTGTGATGCTAAGCACATGTCACTCCTTTTCTTAAGCATCCACTTCAAGCCAAAActggaagaaaataatgttgATGGCTTTTTTGGCCTTTTACAGATTGGGGAAAGATATACTCCAGAGCTCTGCAAAGAAAGATAAGATCAACTAAGAAACCTTCTGTCCTGCTTCAGAGATGGGTAGAGGTTAGCAGGATCACATGTGAATAGCTTCAGTTATTTCTGTCAGGTCATAATGACAATTCCAGACACATGATCTGTGAAGTGGAGAACACTTTTTACTTATTAATCTTCAAATTATTTGATGTAATTATGAAGCCAGGATAAaacttgaaaataatttttggacTTTAGCTGGAGTGTCTAATGGAGGAGTTAAGAGAAAGCACTCCTGTTCAGTGTCCTCTTTTAGTGTTCAGTTGTATGAGCTTCCTAAACCACAGAAAGATGCACAGACTTTGGGACATTGATGCAACAAGGCatgttaaaatttttaaattgttgCCCTTCTTGGAAGGTCAGGTGCAATTCTCTTGTTGACCCTAACTAAGGGTTTTCTAAATAATTGCAGTGCACAAATTAGATTTTTTAAGAAGTCCTTGTATTCCAGTCATAACTTCCTCCTTGTTTTGTACTCTCTGTTGAAAACCTCTTCTGTTGCTGTTTAGGGATTTACTTAACCAAcattttgaaaacagaagaagGCAATCCTGAATTTCTCAAGCGCCATGGGAAAGACCTTATCAACTTCAGCAAGAGAAGGAAGGTAGCTGAGATAACAGGGGAGATCCAGCAGTACCAGAACCAGCCATATTGTTTAAGAGTGGAATTTGACATCAGGGTAAGTGACACAATTTCCTTCTGTGGTGATTCTATCAGCTCAAACCATAAGGACAGACTGAATTCACACAGATTCAGTCTGACTGGATCAGAGATGAGCAGAGGACCTGTCATAAAACCTCTCTTGGGTCTCAGTGTAAGAAAAGGCAGAAAGCTCAATGCTTGCAGTTTCTtgggtttgtttcattttttctcaGCTGTTGGGACATTGGTAGATCTTCTTATTGATCAGTGTTAGGAGCTGAAACTGGCAGATTCTCATTGTCCTTCATTCAGTTGCAATTATTTGTCCAGTGAGCCCAGTTGTCTTTTCCTCCTCTGTTACACTGCCTTTGTGTTCCATGTTTACCTGATAGCAGTGTTTACATCATGTGTTTGTTGATGGAGATGATACATCTTTCTTCCTCCTGATGCTTGTTTTCCTTGGTCTGAGGTGTTGTCTAAGCAGTGTCCTCTCTggttgcttttctttcttccctttttctttttttttttttaccatcaTTTGAGATGTGTGCTTTCAGAGAGTCACAGGACAGGTTATCTTAAGAGATTCTGCAAgggttttgtttgatttttttctcctcaggcTTTCACAGAATGCACTGTGGGAGCAgtctttcctgcatcagtgtaAAGATGGATTGTTTGCAGCTTTTTCTGGAAGTGTTTGGGCAAACCTGGTTTGACTTTGCACTGCAGAAAGCATTTAGGGTACTTGCACAGCTGGTTTTCAGGCTAAGCATAGCAATAGCAGTGTCCAGAAAAGGCCTGGTGACAAGCAGATTTAATGGCTTAAGTCTGTCATTACCTCTGACTCCAAcattctctctcttctcttgaACAGCTGGGATCATTTGTGCTGTAGAAACAAGCAGTATTAAAAAGCATCTTAGCTGACAAGTTGTCTGCCTTCATGTATTGCAGAGATTTTTTGAAAACCTGAATCCAATGGGAAACAGTGTGGAGACAGAATTTACAGATTATCTCTTCAACAAGTCACTGGAGATAGAGCCACGAAATGTCAAGCCTCCTCCAAGATTTGTTAGTATTCcatttttgcatttatttttcaaaaagtGCTTACATTTGCCTTTCATAGATGGCAGAAGTCATTTCAGATCTCTGACTTCATAACTACAAAGCTACGTTTAGGTTATCCCACAGCCTTTTGATTTTGGTTGCTATTTTGTGTCATTTCAGCCCAAGAAGTACAGCTACCCTCTCAAGTCCCCGGGCGTTCGTCCCTCCAACCCAAGGCCGGGTACCATGAGGCATCCCAcacccctgcagcaggagcccaggaAGATCAGCTACAGCCGCATCCCCGAGAGCGAGACCGAGGCGACGGCGTCGGCGCCCAACTCGCCGCGGACGCCGCTGACGCCGCCGCCCGCCTCCGCCACCTCCAGCACCACCGACGCCTGCAGCGTCTTCGACTCGGacccctccagccccttccaTACACGTAGGTGCCACACGCAGCACGTGGTGGCAGGCAGGGGAAATCAGGTTTAGCCTTCTCGAGTGACTGTAAAAATCATTGCTTTTGTCTCCATCAAAACCCTTCAGTATTTCTTACTCACTTTTTCTTTAAGAAGTTTTTATTGTAAAGGAAAAACTGAACAGGATTAGATGTGTTACATAGGGGCTGTTACAAGTCTGTGGAGGATCTTCAAAACTGAAGGCAGAGGTAATCTCTAGGGCCCATATATGTCCCAAACGAACTTGTGGGATTTGGTGCCATATGTATATTTGTGAATATATTTGGTGAGTATCTGATGGTGAacataaagaataaaaaaattatttgtttgtAGGTGCCTTATTCTGCTGCCTGCAACTCAGAACTGAGTTCAGTGTACATGGATGTTTTTCCTGCAGAACTTAAAATCAGTATTTGCTTGCTTTAAATTCACCAGGACCTATCCACAcctctttttcttctgtctttccTGACATAAAAGGAAGCTCATATTTTATGGTGTGCCCTCAGTATTTAATAATGGATATAGGCTCCTTTCACATACAAGGGTTTTCAGAGGTTACTCCTGTGTTCAGCTGGTTGCCACAAGGAGGTGAAATGACTTCCTAAAGGCAAAAGTTCCTTGGCAGAGCTGTACCATTGCTGAGTGTCCAGGCCAGGTCTTTGGAAAGCCTCTGGAGAAAGGATTTCTTTGTTGTTGGTCCATTGACTGCAGGTTCAGGATATTATTTTAGTGCTGTTGTGACTTAAGAACAAGTTTGTGGTGTGGTTTTGGTCTCAAGGATTACTTAAGAAAGTTCAGGAGCTGATGGCCACAGAGATCTCTGCAGTTCAGAAAAGCAATTTTTCTGGCAGCTGCAAGTTAGAGGCTTATTTCATTGTCATTATTTGCCACTTCCTTGATTCATGATGCTTTTAATGAGCAATTGCTTTATTATGTATGGCACCTCTATGGGGAGCAATATTGAGCCAAAAGTTCATCATTATCAGTGGGTTTTTTATGTCCCTTAGGATCTGCTTCTGTGTCATCCATAAACTTTACCAAAACTTCAGATGatgctcctgtccctcctcctgttcctccacGAAGAAGACCAGAATCTGCCCCAGCTGAATCCTCCCCATCAAAAGTAAGTAAGcagaaaaaatgtcatttgtttttcagggagaaaagggaagggTATGATAGAAAAGTAACTCTCAAAGACAgtacatttattttttgaagAACTTTATGTGAAAGAGTAAGCAGCCATGTATTTCAGGCCTTCACAGCTCTACCTCACTATGTCTTGATctcaaacaaatgaaaatatatgGGACCTAAATTTAGGTTTAGAAATGTCTTATCTACTGATGTGCTGTGCTCAGGCCCCTTGCATTGCCTGTGAGAACTTGAGGCTTCAGGCAGGTGTTTCCATCTGGGATTAATTGTTTCAGAGTATTGATTTAGGAAATATGAATAAGAGTAAGAACTGATGAACAGTAATGATGGAAAGTGCTGTACACAACTCAGTCCTCTGGAAAGTTTCACCAGAATATTTGATCCTGATGCTGTGGTGCTTGAGTGCTTGCTTACCCGTCCTGTCTGCCTGCCTGCTTAAGCCATTGCTACATTTGCCTTTTGCATTTGTCTGGCAACTGGGATCTGATCCAGCCTTTGTTGCAGACACTGTCAAATTTCACCTGATTTCAGTGGAAGCTTGTTTGTGAATTCAGATTTAAAAATCCCACTCAAAATTACTTCAGAGCAGATATGTCTTTGAAGAGAGCTTTTAAGTGGCTCTTCAGCAGTTATTTTCAGACTACAGGCAACTGTTTTGCCAGTCAGCAGAACTTGACACATCACCAAAATGTATCTGAAATCCTACCAAAATGTATTTGAAAACATTGTGTACGTGATACGGTGTTGGAGATATCCTGTCACCGTTGTCTGCAATTTGGGAACTGTTCACTTCCATAATTCTGACAACTTAACTCCATCTTCTGAgcatagtttattttttttccctgttcatTGTTCATCAACCTCTCCCTTTTTCTAGTTTTTTTGAAGAAATTCCTGGTGTGTTAAGCCATTCCAAGTGCTTTTtactggggaggtggtggaagaTATCCAAACCTCCCCAGCAAGCAGACCTGGAACTAGCATGGAAATTGTTCCTTTGGCCGTTCTTTGCCTTGCCCTTGTCCCTCTCTGTGCATCTTCATTCCGTCCATCCTTGGCTGTTCACtcatgtgctgctgcagcccagctaaGAGCAATCTGCAGTGCAGGACGGGGCTTCTGTTTGACAGCAGGGTCCTGTGCTTTGCTGCCACTCTGGAGTTTTACTGACTGAAGTGTTTGTGTACCTCAGATCACTTCTGCACACCTGGACAACCCACCAGCCATCCCTCCTAGGCAACCCACCTCTAAAGTGTATTCTCCAAGGTACTCGGTGCCTGATCGGACCTGCATCTCTGACTCCTGTGTTACCCCTGCCAACCCCCCCGAGTTACCGCCCCGGGAACCTGTGCGAACTCCGGATGTTTTCTCTAGCTCACCACTACACCTCCAGCCTCCGCCCCTGGGCAGAAAAAGCGAACTTGGTAACACCTTCTTCCCAAACAGCCCCTCTCCCTTCACGCCCCCTCCCCCCCAGACACCTTCTCCACATGTAGCACGGAGGCACCTGCCGTCGCCGCCTTTGATACCGCAGGATGTGGACCTCCCTTCTGTTGCTGGACCACCCATTCCTCCACGACAAAGCACTTCTCAACATATCCCAAAGCTTCCTCCAAAAACTTACAAAAGGGAGCACACGCACCCCTCGATGCATCGGGATGGGCCACCCTTGCTGGAGAACGCCCCCTCCTCCTGAACTGTCCCTCGCGCTGGGAGTCGCATTTTCCTGGTGCTATGTCTGTTGCTGGCAATGGATGCACTGAACCTGGTGGTGTCAAGGAGTTGGGACGTGGATGCCAAACACTAAGAACTCTCCAATGCGTTGGAAATGTCGTGTACAGAAATGGAACTGCGAAAACAGACTTTCTAGTGGAAAACCCGGTTAACTTGCTATTCTTGTTTTAGTATGCAGGACTTTGTTCTAAAGTTATTGGACAGCTGATTGTACCAGAAAACAGTCTGGAGAGACTTCTTTGGCCAATGAGCAGAGACTGTGTTTGTGTAATGATCAATAATGTCCAGTACAGGAAGGAAAAACAGTCTTGTATCCATCAGTTCCATACAGT
This sequence is a window from Zonotrichia albicollis isolate bZonAlb1 chromosome 3, bZonAlb1.hap1, whole genome shotgun sequence. Protein-coding genes within it:
- the SOS1 gene encoding son of sevenless homolog 1 isoform X2 — protein: MLCQAQPRSFLDVEDRVQKSFPHPIDKWAIADAQSAIEKRKRRNPLSLPVEKIHPLLKEVLGYKIDHQVSVYIVAVLEYISADILKLVGNYVRNIRHYEITKQDIKVAMCADKVLMDMFHQDVEDLSALTLSDEEPSTSGEQTYYDLVKSFMAEVRQYIRELNLIIRVFREPYASNSKLFSSHDVENIFSRISDIHELSVKLLGHIEDTVEMTDEGSPHPLVGSCFEDMAEELAFDPYESYAQDILRPGFHDHFLSQLSKPGAAFYLQSIGEGFKEAVQYVLPRLLLAPVYHCLHYFELLKQLEEKSEDEEDKECLKQAITALLNLQSSMERICSKSLAKRRLSESACRFYTQQMKGKQLAIKKMNEIQKNIDGWEGKDIGQCCNEFIMEGTLTRVGAKHERHIFLFDGLMICCKSNHGQPRLPGASNAEYRLKEKFFMRKVQINDKDDTNEYRHAFEIILKDENSVIFAAKSAEEKNNWMAALISLQYRSTLERMLDVTMLQEEKEEQMRFPNPELYRFAEPDSEENIVFEENMQPKSGIPIIKAGTVVKLIERLTYHMYADPNFVRTFLTTYRSFCRPQELLSLLIERFEIPEPEPTEADRIAMENGDQPLSAELKRFRKEYIQPVQLRVLNVCRHWVEHHFYDFERDADLLKRLEEFIGTVRGKAMKKWVESITKIINRKKQAQAIGPSHNITFESPPPAIEWHISKPGHTETFDLLTLHPIEIARQLTLLESDFYRAVQPSELVGSVWTKEDKEINSPNLLKMIRHTTNLTLWFEKCIVETENLEERVIVVSRIIEILQVFQELNNFNGVLEIVSAMNSAAVYRLDHTFEQIPSRQKKILEEAYELSEDHYKKYLAKLRSINPPCVPFFGIYLTNILKTEEGNPEFLKRHGKDLINFSKRRKVAEITGEIQQYQNQPYCLRVEFDIRRFFENLNPMGNSVETEFTDYLFNKSLEIEPRNVKPPPRFPKKYSYPLKSPGVRPSNPRPGTMRHPTPLQQEPRKISYSRIPESETEATASAPNSPRTPLTPPPASATSSTTDACSVFDSDPSSPFHTRSASVSSINFTKTSDDAPVPPPVPPRRRPESAPAESSPSKITSAHLDNPPAIPPRQPTSKVYSPRYSVPDRTCISDSCVTPANPPELPPREPVRTPDVFSSSPLHLQPPPLGRKSELGNTFFPNSPSPFTPPPPQTPSPHVARRHLPSPPLIPQDVDLPSVAGPPIPPRQSTSQHIPKLPPKTYKREHTHPSMHRDGPPLLENAPSS